A region of Haliotis asinina isolate JCU_RB_2024 chromosome 9, JCU_Hal_asi_v2, whole genome shotgun sequence DNA encodes the following proteins:
- the LOC137295998 gene encoding centromere protein P-like — translation MAGSSEIDTIASSVQRKIDQMDTSDIEPSMSVLHQQTDMTGHTDNMDNATSLNQRRELTGLGSQLNAQVMQLEQEIAELEVKIDLEKKRSFGKEEDFRAWLRDSDVSALSLEEVQEEIDKLEEMLDMNQKLTGLQFNTTNWIPLQQDQNVLSRQHFIEGFCNGTPFQLTYDILEDFSVKSEGTKVTEVTLYVEDDIEATIGTQLQELTEDREIPGFFTILVSFLQWREEREEVMNHCIENYPNNVRRIQEGQLHGLVIHNSNHNRPSCVLEWGFVASPLYRIDRHLNLAVKVPQKMAEYDKDNTLVDTPEIFSTMVKKMGVRKSLEVLIHTVTSPRQDKDM, via the exons ATGGCGGGCTCTTCGGAAATTGACACAATTGCAAGTTCTGTGCAGCGAAAAATCGACCA AATGGACACCAGCGACATTGAGCCAAGCATGTCGGTATTGCATCAACAGACAGACATGACTGGTCACACAGACAACATGGATAATGCGACATCACTTAACCAAAGGAGGGAACTCACAGGGCTGGGGTCACAGCTGAATGCACAGGTGATGCAGCTTGAACAAGAGATTGCAGAACTTGAGGTGAAGATTGACCTTGAAAAGAAAAGATCCTTTGGGAAGGAGGAAGACTTCCGGGCTTGGTTGAG AGATTCTGATGTATCAGCTCTGAGTCtggaggaggtgcaggaggagaTTGACAAACTGGAGGAAATG CTGGACATGAACCAAAAACTGACTGGTCTGCAGTTCAACACTACAAACTGGATCCCACTGCAACAAG ACCAGAATGTGTTGAGCAGACAGCATTTCATTGAAGGTTTCTGTAATGGGACTCCTTTCCAACTTACATACGACATACTGGAGGATTTT AGCGTCAAGAGTGAAGGTACGAAGGTCACAGAGGTCACACTGTATGTGGAGGATGACATTGAGGCTACAATAGGAACACAGCTGCAAGA GCTGACTGAGGACAGGGAAATACCAGGCTTCTTCACAATCCTTGTTTCCTTCTTGCAATGGCGAGAAGAGCGGGAGGAGGTGATGAACCACTGCATTGAGAACTACCCCAACAACGTTCGCCGCATCCAGGAGGGGCAACTTCATGGCCTGGTTATCCACAACAGCAACCACAACAG ACCCAGCTGTGTGTTGGAGTGGGGTTTTGTGGCCAGTCCTCTGTATCGCATCGATAGACATCTCAATCTTGCTGTAAAAGTCCCACAGAAAA TGGCTGAATATGACAAGGATAACACTTTAGTTGACACTCCAGAGATTTTCTCAACAATGGTGAAGAAAATGGGAGTTCGGAAGTCACTGGAGGTGTTGATCCACACAGTGACATCACCTAGACAGGACAAGGATATGTAA